The DNA segment CCGGTCGAAGGTGTCCGGTTGGCCGGGGGCGGTCGGGACGTCGGACCAGATCAGGTACAGCAGGCCGAGCAGGGCGCTGGGCAGCACCAGCAGCATCGCCACCGTGCGGTGGTCGTGGCCGAGCTGGCGGAGCACCCGGCCCGCGGTGGCGGTGGTGAGCGCGGGGCTGAGGGCGGTGGTCACGCCGCCACCTCCTGCTGGGTCTCCCGCACCAGGTGGAGGAACGCCTCTTCCAGGTCGTCGGTGCCGCCGCGGCTGCGCAGCTCCGCCGGCGTGGAGTCGCTGAGCAGCCGGCCCTCGCGGAGCAGCAGCAGCCGGTCGCAGCGGGCGGCCTCGTCCATCACGTGGCTGGAGACGACCAGCGTCGTCCCGGCGTCGGCCAGGGCGTGGAAGCGGCTCCACAGCTCCACCCGCAGCACCGGGTCGAGGCCGACCGTCGGCTCGTCGAGCACCAGCAGCTCGGGCTCGCCTACCAGCGCGCAGGCCAGCGACACGCGCCCGCGCTGGCCGCCGGAGAGCTGCTCGACGAGCTGGCCGGCCGCGTCGGTGAGGCCGACGTCGGCGATCGCGGCGTCGGCGGCCGCGGCCCCCCGGCCGTGCAGCGCGGCGAAGTACCGGACGTTCTGCCGGACGGTGAGGTCGGCGTACACGCTGGGGGCCTGGGTGACGTAGCCGACCCGCGAGCGGAGCTCGGCCGAGCCGGCGGGCCGGCCCAGCACGGTGACCTGCCCCGACCGCACCTGCTGCACGCCCACGATGGCGCGCATCAGGGTGCTCTTGCCGCTCCCGCTCGGCCCCAGCAGGCCGGTGACCTGGCCGGGCGGGACGGTGCACCCCACCTCGTGCAGGACCCGGCGCGCACCGCGGTGCACGACCAGGTCGGTGACGGTGACAGCGGCGTCCATGACGACCTCCGACAACTCAACGGGTGATGAACTCAACGCTAGATGAGTTCGACCGGCCCGGCAAGGCCCTGCGGTGCCGCGAGGAGGGTCAGCGCGCCGCTGCGCCGGCGCGGAGCACCGCGGTCACGTCGACGGCCGGGCCGGGCCGGCCGAACAGCCAGCCCTGGCCGACGTCGCAGCGCAGGTCAGCCAGGGCGGCGGCGGTGGCGGCGTCCTCGACGCCCTCGGCGACGACGGTCATGCCGAGCTCGTGGCCGAGGTCGACGACCGAGCGGACCAGGGCGGCGTCCTCGGCCGAGGTCACCATCTCCGCCACGTAGCTGCGGTCGACCTTGAGCTCGTCGACCGGCAGGTGCTTGAGGTGGCCCATGGAGGAGTAGCCGGTGCCGAAGTCGTCGATCGACAGCCGCACACCGGCGGCGTGCAGGCTGCGGAGCACCTCCCGGGCCCGGGTCGGCTCGGCCAGCAGCGCGCTCTCGGTGATCTCCAGCCGCAGCAGGTCCGCGGGCACGCCGTGGGCCTGCAGCCGCTGCAGCACGCGGCCGAGCAGGTCCGGCCGGGCCAGCGAGCGCGCCGACAGGTTCACCGCCACCGGGACCCGGAAGCCCGCGG comes from the Modestobacter italicus genome and includes:
- a CDS encoding ABC transporter ATP-binding protein, which translates into the protein MDAAVTVTDLVVHRGARRVLHEVGCTVPPGQVTGLLGPSGSGKSTLMRAIVGVQQVRSGQVTVLGRPAGSAELRSRVGYVTQAPSVYADLTVRQNVRYFAALHGRGAAAADAAIADVGLTDAAGQLVEQLSGGQRGRVSLACALVGEPELLVLDEPTVGLDPVLRVELWSRFHALADAGTTLVVSSHVMDEAARCDRLLLLREGRLLSDSTPAELRSRGGTDDLEEAFLHLVRETQQEVAA